In the Streptomyces fradiae ATCC 10745 = DSM 40063 genome, CTCATGACGACCGACGCCACCCACGCCGCCCGCGCCGCCGGACTGTCCCCCGCCGCCCTGCGGCAGCAGATGGAGGCGGGGCACGCCCCCCGCGTGCTCGACGTGCGCACCCCCGGCGAGTTCCGCACGGTCCACATCCCCGGTTCCTACAACGTCCCGCTCGACACCCTGCGCGAGCACCGCGGCGAACTGCTCGCCCACCTCGACGAGGACGTCGTCCTGGTCTGCCGCTCCGGCGCCCGCGCCGCCCAGGCCGAGCAGGCGCTGGCCGAGGCCGGCCTGCCCAACCTGCGCGTCCTCGACGGCGGCATGACGGCCTGGGAAGCCGCCGGCGCCCCCGTCAACCGGGGCGAGGCGCGCTGGGACCTGGAGCGCCAGGTGCGGCTCGTCGCCGGTTCCATCGTGCTCGTCAGCGGTGTCACCGGGATCTTCGTGCCGGGCGCCCACCTGGTCGGCACCGCCATCGGCGCGGGGCTCACCTTCGCCGCGCTCAGCAACACCTGCGCCATGGGCATGCTGCTGTCGAAGCTGCCGTACAACCGCGGCCCGCGCACCGACATCCGCGCCGTCGTCGCCGCGCTGCGCGACCGCCCCTGAGCGGCGCGCCGCCCGGCTCCGGTCGCGGGTGCGTCCATCCTGTGGGCGCGCCTGGGCCGTACGGGCCCGGCCCGGTAGGCTCCCGCCCGCCGGGCGGGTCCGGCGGGCGGGAGCCGGGTCCGGTGGCGTTCCGCGTCGATCCGGGACGGTCCGCGGCCGGTCCGTCCTGATGGCCTCGGCCGGATCGGCGTACGCGGGCTGATTCGGGGGCGCGCAGGCAAGTCCGGACGAATGCCCGTGAATCGGGACACATACCCCTTGGGGTATTCTGACCGTACAAGGTCGGTGGATCGGAGGAACCGGTGAAGGTGGAAGAAGAAGCGGCCTCCGCGGTCCTCAACCGGCTGCGGCGCGCCCAGGGGCAGCTCGCGGGCGTCATCGCCATGATCGAGGCCGGTCGGGACTGCAAGGACGTCGTCACCCAGCTCGCCGCGGTCTCCCGCGCCCTCGACCGGGCCGGGTTCAAGATCCTCGCCAGCGGGATGCGCCAGTGCCTCGCCGAGAGCGAGGCGGGCGCGCCCCCGATGA is a window encoding:
- a CDS encoding metal-sensitive transcriptional regulator, which translates into the protein MKVEEEAASAVLNRLRRAQGQLAGVIAMIEAGRDCKDVVTQLAAVSRALDRAGFKILASGMRQCLAESEAGAPPMSEQELEKLFLTLA
- a CDS encoding rhodanese-like domain-containing protein, yielding MTTDATHAARAAGLSPAALRQQMEAGHAPRVLDVRTPGEFRTVHIPGSYNVPLDTLREHRGELLAHLDEDVVLVCRSGARAAQAEQALAEAGLPNLRVLDGGMTAWEAAGAPVNRGEARWDLERQVRLVAGSIVLVSGVTGIFVPGAHLVGTAIGAGLTFAALSNTCAMGMLLSKLPYNRGPRTDIRAVVAALRDRP